The genomic region CAAGGTGATGATAGACATCGGCTGACAGCCGCAGCACTACGCAATAAAGGAGACCCTTTCCATGAGCCGAAAAAGACCGACAGTCGCGGATTTGCGCGCCATGAAGGGCAAGCGCCAGCTGACCATGCTGCGCGTGCTGACCCTGGACGAGGCCCAGGCCGCCGAGAGGGCGGGCATCGACATCGTTTCGGTTCCACCGGAGCTGGTGCTCAACCCGCAATATCGCGATGCGGCGCCGAGCCTGTTCACCATGCCTGGCGACAATTTCTACGAGATCGGCACGGCGGATGATTTCCTGCGCTGGGCGTTCCGGCTCTACAAGGCCGGCGCCGACGCGGTCTATTGCAGCGCCGGCTATGCGACGGTGAGGCGGATGGCTGACGACAATATCCCGGTGATCGGCCATGTCGGCCTCATTCCGTCGCGCGCCACCTGGACCGGCGGCTTCAAGGCCGTCGGCAAGACCGCCGACACCGCCATGCAGATCTTCGAGGCGGTCAAGCAATACGAGGCCGCCGGCGCCATCGGCGCCGAGATCGAAGTGGTTCCGGTCGAAGTGGCGAAGGCGATCTCGGAGCGCACATCGCTGATCATGCTGTCGATGGGAGCCGGCACCGGCTGCGACGCGCAATATCTGTTCGCCGACGACATACTCGGCCAGAATCGTGGCCACATGCCCCGCCACTCCAAGGTCTATCGCAACTTCGCCGCCGAGTATGACCGCCTGCAGGCGGAGCGCATCGCGGCGTTTTCCGAATATGTCGCCGACGTCAACAGCCTCGCCTATCCGGAAGACAGGCACGTCGTGCACATGGCGCCCGACGAACTCAGCCAGTTCATGAAAAAGCTCGACGGCGCAACCTGACGGCGCAGGCAAGCCACGGCATGGCTGAACGGATGACATCAGCCATCGGCGAGGGTCTTCAGTCGCTGCGCAAGATCATGCGCGGCTGAGCCCTTGGCGAGGCTGCTGGTGACCAGGCGCGCATGGGAGATCGGCGCCGGGGGCAGGCGGGGGTCGGCGATGTCCACGCCGCGGACCTTGCAATGTCGGACGTGACCAGCGATATGCTGGCGCCGGCCCGCAGCGACCGTTCAAACAGGCTCCAGGACGTGCTTTCGACGACAATCTTGTGCGGCACGTTTTGTGTCTCAAGCGCATCCAGGGCGAATTGGCGGTAGACGCAAGGAGCCCGAAAAAACACCAGGGGTACCGGGCCGTCTCCATGCTTGTAGGCCGGCCCACCGGCCCACAGAAGCTGCTCGGACCAGAGGACATGATCGACGTCGGGAGAAGCCGACAGGTCCCGCACGATCGCCATCTGCACCTCGCCGTCACGCACCTGCCGCGCGAGCTTCGCCGAGGATCCTGTCCTGAAGTCGACCGTGACCTCTGGAAAGGCATGATTGAAGGCGTTGAGCGTACTGATGGACGGCCGGAAACAGTCGTTCACGATCCCGATGGAAATGGATTTCGCGGCTGAGGGTGAATTGCGTGCTGTTCAGCCGGCTGGCCGCACGGGTGACGTTGCCCTCGTTGGCAATCTCCAGGAAGCTGCGGAGAGCCCCATCCCGATTCCATCGGGATGGAACAGGCTCTAGAAGATGGCCCTGGAGGTGTTCCGGGATTACGCGACCCGCAGGAGCTTCTCGTATCGCTTGATAAGCCGGTCCCGCTTCAGACGCGAGAGCCTCTGGATCCAGAAAATTCCATCAAGCTGGTCTATCTCGTGCTGATGGCAGACAGCGAGCAGGCCATCGGCCTCCTCGATCCGTTCGACGCCATCCAGGTCCTGATAGCGGACATGCACGCGGGCATGGCGCTCGACGTCCTCGGTGACGCCCGGCATCGAGACACTGCCTTCGGCGTGGCGGATCTTCTCGTCCGAGGCCCAGACGATTGACGGGTTGATATAGGCCCGAGGCTGCGCCGCCGGTGGCACATGGAGCACAACCACGCGCCTCAGGGTGCCGATATGCGGGGCGGTGATACCGATGCCGGGCGCCGCGTGCATCGTCTCGGCGAGATCGATGGCGAGGTGGCGCAAATCTTCATCGAAGACCGATACAGGCTCGGCGACAGCGCGAAGGCGAGGATCTGGAAACTTCACGATCGGCCGAACCGTCACACATCACTCCATGGCGTCGGCGATCACTGCCGTCTGAGCAAACCGTTGGCGATCGCCTGCGAACTGTCAAGGTCCGCCACCATCGCGTGACGCTCCGAACGTCGGTGCCTTCTCGGCATCATTGCAATTGCAGCGTCGCCGTTCCCTTCGGCGCCAGCTCGTCATGGCTCGACAGGATGACGACGCGTTGCCGCAACCTGTGCAGCAGCGCATCGAGAATGCGCTTGCCCTGCTCGGCATCGAGATGTTCCGCCGGTTCGTCCAGAAGCACGACGGGCCGATCCGATAGCCATGCACGGGCGAGGTTCAGCCTTTGCGCCTCGCCGAGCGACAGCACATCCTGCGTGATCCAGCCGTCCAGGCCGCCTGCCGCTCCGACCCTTTCCTCGAGCTCCACGGTGTTCAACGCGCCCCACAACTCCTCGTCGCTTGCATTTGGCGCGAACAGGTTTTCGCGCACCGTGTCGGCGAGAACCGTCGCGTCGTGCGGACAGAAGCAACTCATATCGCGGCGGGCATCCAAACCGAGCCCGACGCTGTCGCCTCGGACGCATCCGTCACCAGCCTCGATCCAGCCGGCGATCTGCTTAAGCAGGGAGGTCTTGCCGCAGCCGCTGGCGCCATGCAGGACCGTTGGCCTGCCGGCCTTGAATGCTGCGCTGATCGGCCTCCCGATCAGCCGGCCATCGGGGGCGTAGCGGGGCAATCGGTCCAGTGTCAGCGAGGAGATCCGCTCCCGGACATGCCCTTGCGACACGCCGTCGGCATTGGTCGGCCATTTGGCCAGGGCCGCGCGCGCGGCCTTCTCCCGTGCGAAGGCGACAACGATCCTTGATGCGCCGAGCACGGATTCGCCAATGGCGAGCCAGGCAAAGGCCAGCAGGGCGGGTGGCAGCAACGCCTCGCCACGCAGACCCGATAGCCAGGCGGACACCACGACGCTCAGCATGGCTGATGGCGCCAGCCAGTTGGCCAGCATGTCGAACAAGGCCTGCCTGTGCCGAAGCACCAACGCACGCGCCTGGGCACTGGCATAACCGTCGAACGGCTGATTGAGCATACGGTCCCAGAGGTGTTCGCCTTGCAACGGCACCGCGGCCTGTATCGCGGCGCCAAGCAGGCGCGAGGCCTGCTGCCTGCTTTCGCGAATGCGCGCCAGATCGGCCTCGACGCGGCTCGCCAGGAACCGCGCTCCGGCCAGGTTTGCGGCAATGAGCAGCAGGATGGGGACGATCGCCAGCGGCGTCATCCACAGGGTCGCCGCGACAAGCAGCGCAATGGCCACGCCAAGCGTCGCCGATGGCAGGCCAACGCGCAGACGCGCATAATCCACGTCCTCGACGTCGTCGAGATAGTCGGCAAGGCGGTCCTGGTTGCCAAGCTGCCAGCCGGCCTTGCGCACGGAGGGCGCCGCCGCCATGGCGGCGAACAACGACGAGCGACGCCGGACCTGGTCGGCAAGTGCTGCCCGGTGGCCGACGACGCGCTCGCCATATTTTGCCGCCGTCCGTGTCAGTGCGAACAGGCGTATGAATGCCGCGGGAACATGGAAGTTGAACGTGAGCGCGGCGGGTGTCAGGCCCGCCAGCGCGACCGCGCCGAGAAACCACATGGACACACCGGTCAGCAGCACCGAGCCCGCCAGGGCGGCAAACGCCAGAACAAGGGCGAGGCGCCATGGCGCGTTGTTTCGGATCGGCTTTTCCGATGGCCCGAGCCGGGTTCCGGCGGCGATCGACGCTGGGGTGCCGTTCATGCGACTTTCTCCCGTACTTGGCGATTGCCCGCGCCAAGGTCGATCGTTGTGCGAGCCAGCATGGCCAGGCTCCTGTCATGCGTGGCCACAAGCACGAGCCGGCCACGCGCGGCATCGGCAAGCGCGCGGCGCACCATCGCGGCGTTGGCCGGATCAAGCTTGGCGGTCGGCTCATCGGCGAAAATGGCGCGGCCCGAGATCAGCGCGCGCGCCAGTCCGATGCGCACCCGTTGCCCGCCAGAAAGGTTCTCACCGCCAGCCTTGATCAGCGCGTCCAGCCCACCCGGCAGGAGCAAATCGTCGAGAAGGCCGACACTGCCCGCCGCCAGCAGCAGCCGGGTGCGGCAGCAAGGGTCGTTGCCCCAGGCGATGGCGGCGCCAAGCGTGCCTTCCGGCACATAGATGTCGGTGGAACACCATGCGATGTCCGGCCGGCCGTTGAGACCCACCTGGTCGCAAGGCGCGGCCC from Mesorhizobium shangrilense harbors:
- a CDS encoding 3-methyl-2-oxobutanoate hydroxymethyltransferase — encoded protein: MSRKRPTVADLRAMKGKRQLTMLRVLTLDEAQAAERAGIDIVSVPPELVLNPQYRDAAPSLFTMPGDNFYEIGTADDFLRWAFRLYKAGADAVYCSAGYATVRRMADDNIPVIGHVGLIPSRATWTGGFKAVGKTADTAMQIFEAVKQYEAAGAIGAEIEVVPVEVAKAISERTSLIMLSMGAGTGCDAQYLFADDILGQNRGHMPRHSKVYRNFAAEYDRLQAERIAAFSEYVADVNSLAYPEDRHVVHMAPDELSQFMKKLDGAT
- a CDS encoding LysR family transcriptional regulator substrate-binding protein; protein product: MSIGIVNDCFRPSISTLNAFNHAFPEVTVDFRTGSSAKLARQVRDGEVQMAIVRDLSASPDVDHVLWSEQLLWAGGPAYKHGDGPVPLVFFRAPCVYRQFALDALETQNVPHKIVVESTSWSLFERSLRAGASISLVTSDIARSAAWTSPTPACPRRRSPMRAWSPAASPRAQPRMILRSD
- a CDS encoding peptide deformylase encodes the protein MTVRPIVKFPDPRLRAVAEPVSVFDEDLRHLAIDLAETMHAAPGIGITAPHIGTLRRVVVLHVPPAAQPRAYINPSIVWASDEKIRHAEGSVSMPGVTEDVERHARVHVRYQDLDGVERIEEADGLLAVCHQHEIDQLDGIFWIQRLSRLKRDRLIKRYEKLLRVA
- a CDS encoding ATP-binding cassette domain-containing protein, yielding MNGTPASIAAGTRLGPSEKPIRNNAPWRLALVLAFAALAGSVLLTGVSMWFLGAVALAGLTPAALTFNFHVPAAFIRLFALTRTAAKYGERVVGHRAALADQVRRRSSLFAAMAAAPSVRKAGWQLGNQDRLADYLDDVEDVDYARLRVGLPSATLGVAIALLVAATLWMTPLAIVPILLLIAANLAGARFLASRVEADLARIRESRQQASRLLGAAIQAAVPLQGEHLWDRMLNQPFDGYASAQARALVLRHRQALFDMLANWLAPSAMLSVVVSAWLSGLRGEALLPPALLAFAWLAIGESVLGASRIVVAFAREKAARAALAKWPTNADGVSQGHVRERISSLTLDRLPRYAPDGRLIGRPISAAFKAGRPTVLHGASGCGKTSLLKQIAGWIEAGDGCVRGDSVGLGLDARRDMSCFCPHDATVLADTVRENLFAPNASDEELWGALNTVELEERVGAAGGLDGWITQDVLSLGEAQRLNLARAWLSDRPVVLLDEPAEHLDAEQGKRILDALLHRLRQRVVILSSHDELAPKGTATLQLQ